CGCGCTCGGCCGCGAGGTCGCCGTGCTCTGGGACGGCCCGGGGGGCACCCGGACGCTTCCGCTGACTGGGGACGATCTGGCGCCCGGCGTCTACACCGTCGTCGCGACGGCTGGAGACGGGCGGCAGGTCGTCCGCGTCGTACGAGCCCGGTAGAGAGACTCCCCACTCCAGACCTCCGCACGACCGGACCGGCGCCGGCGTGTGGGTCCAGCGTCGACGGCGAATACGTCGACTCGTCCTCCGATCCCCCATGATCCGACCGATTGCCTCGGCGGTCCTGGCGCTCGCCCTCGCCGCGTCGCCCGCCGCTCAGCCCGCCCCCGTCACCATTGAGGAGGCGACGCCCGGCACGTCGTTCCGCCGCCCGGTGGGCGTGGAGCAGGCGCCCGGCCAGCCGGACCGCCTCTACGTCATCGAGAAGGGCGTCGCGGACCGCGAGCCACGCATCGTATCGGTCGTTCCGGGTGAGGTCTCACAGGCCGTGTTCCTCGACCTCGATGGGAAGGTGTACACCGAAGGCGAGGCCGGCCTCCTCGGCCTCGCGTTCCACCCGGACTATGCCGACAACGGCCGGGTGTTCGTCTATTACACGGCGCCCGTGGGGGAGCCGGAGGTCGGCGTCCGGGTGATCGTGTCGCGCGTGGTCGAGTTCACTCGCTCCGAGTCCGACCCCCTCCGCGTCGATCCCGAGAGCGAGCGGCTCCTCCTGGCGGTCGACCAGCCCGAATACTACCACAACGCGGGGACGATTGACTTCGGCCCCGACGGCCTCCTTTACATCGCGCTCGGCGACGGGGGCGGCGTCGGCGACCCGTTCGGGAACGGGCAGGACCCGACGACGCTCCTCGGGTCGCTCCTCCGGATCGACGTCGACGACGCGCCGGAGGGGGCGCCGTACCGGATCCCCGACTCGAACCCGTTCGCGCTGACCGACGGGCCCGAGCGCGACGAGATCTTCGCCTACGGCTTCCGCAACCCGTTCAAGTTCGACGCCGGCCCGTTCGGCGTGTGGGCGGGGGACGTGGGGGCCGGGGACTGGGAGGAGATCGACCTCGTCGAAGCCGGTGGGAACTATGGTTGGAACCGCGTCGAGGGGCCCGACTGCTACTGCCCCCCTGGGCCGACTTGCGACCCCTGCGACCTCGATGCCTACGAGGCGCCGGTCTACGCCTACCCCCATACGCCCGAGTTCGGCAACTCGATCACGGGCGGGTTCGTGGTCGAGGACCCCTCGGTCGCGCTGTACCGGCACTACGTCTACGGCGACTTCGTGACGGGCCGCGTGTGGGCGATGCCCATCGACGACCCGGTGCCCTTCCTCCTCGCCGAGACCTTCCCCAAGGAGGACGGGAGCGAAGGGTCCATCAACGTGTCGTCGATCGATCCGGCTCCGGGCGGGGGCCTCTATGTCACCGACTTTATCGGCGGGACGATCTACTCCCTCAACCTGCTCGCCGTCGCCACCGAGGCGGGCCCGGACGCGCCGGCGGTGCTGTCGCTGGCCGGCCCGAACCCGTTCCGCCTCGGGACGGCCGTCCGCCTGGACACGTCCGGCCCCGTCCGCGTCGCGCTCGTCGACGCGCTCGGCCGCGAGGTCGCCGTGCTCTGGGACGGCCTGGCGCCGGACCGGGCGATCCGCGTCCCCGGCGCCGACCTCGCGCCCGGCGTGTACGCGGTCGTCGCGACGATCGGTGGCCGCCGCGACCTCCTCCGCGTCGTGCGCACGCGATGACGCCGCCGGGCCGTTGGCCGCTCAACTCACCGTTTCGCCCGTCGATACTCGGGCTACCGCTCCCGATCCCACCATGTCGATTCGCACGCTCGCGTCCTCCGTCGTGGCGGCCGGCGCCGCCCTGGCCCTGTCCGCCGTCGTCGTCCTCGCGCCGACGCCGGCCGCGTCCAAGGCGAGCGGCGCGGTCGCCGGGTTCGCGGGCGATCCCGGCTCCAACGGCGGCGACCGGGCCTGCACGCTCTGCCACGGCACCAACGCGCTGAACTCGGGCGAAGGCGGCGTGACCGTCGAGGTCGACCCGATGGTGGAGCCGGGTGCGACGGTCCCGATCACGGTCACGGTCGACAACCAGACGGAGCCGGCGTCGGAGGGCTCGCGGCGGCAGGGGTTCGAGGCCGTCGTCCGCGACGCCGAGACGGGGGAGCTGTGGGGCCGCGCGGTCCTCACCGACGCGACGGTCACGCGCTACGCCGAGGGCGACACGGACGAGGCCTACGTCACCCACACCCTGGAAGGGACCTCTAAGTCGTCGTGGACCTTCGCCTGGGAGCCGGGGATGGAGCGGAGCGGGACAGCCCGCGTCTACGTGGCCGGCAACGCGGCGGACGGGAACGGCACGAGCTCCGGCGATCACATCTACACGACGACCTCCGACGTGGTCGTGGGTCCGGTGGCCGCTGAGGGCGGGCCCGAGGCGGCGTTCGCCGTCGGCGCGGCCCGACCGAACCCGGTCCGCCGTGGCGCCGCCGCCCGCCTCGCGCTGTCGCTCGACCGCCCCGGCCCGGTCGCGGCCACCCTCGTGGACGGCCTCGGCCGGACGGTCCGCCAGGTCGCCGAGGCGGAGCGGGCCGCGGGCGCCTCGGTGCTCGCCGTCTCGGCGGCCGGCCTCGCGCCCGGGACCTACTTCGTGGTCGTTGACGGCCCGGGGGGACGGCGCACGCAGCCCCTGGTGGTCATCCGGTAGGGACGATCGGGGCGTAGGACGCCCTGGGTTCCGTACCGGACCTCTGTTCAGTCGAGGGGGAGTCCCGCCGATACCGGGGTTCCGCACTCTCTCGGGACCCTGGTCGATCCTCATTCCACAGCGCCACACCCGGAGGGGCCGTCGCCCCCGCCGGTCGAGGCTGGCCTCCGCCTGATCACCCACCGGCTCGCCGTGCCGGCGGCGCTCCTGTTCGCCGCCGACGCGGGGGGCGCGCTCCACGTCGTGGCCGCCGTCGGGACGTGGGGCGGCGACGCCGTCGCGCTGCGCGCCCTCGCCGAGACGCTCGGCGGCGACGGCGTCGACGTGCTCGACGTCGCGGGCGCCATCGAGGGCGCCCGGTTCGCCGCGGGCGCCCGCCTCGGCGACGGCGAGGGCGTCCTCCTCGTGCTCGCCCCCGACGACCGGGTCCCCGACGAGGCCTGGACCGAGGCGTTCGCGACGTCGGTCCAACTGGCGCTCGGGCTCGTCCGGTCCGTCCCGAGCCGCCTCGTCCCGGGCCGCCTGCTCCACGAGGTGGCCGTCCACCCCGGCACGTTCGAGGACCGGCTCGACCTCGCCCTCCAGCGGGCCGCCGAGACGCTCGGCCTCGACGGCGCGGCCTTCGCCCTCGTCGAGGACGGCCAGTGGGCCCCGCACACCGTGTTCGACCCTGCTGGCGCCCTCGTCCCGATCCGGCCCGTCCCGGCCGAGAGCACCTTCTGCGCCGTCACGGCCCGGACGGACGGCCCGTTCGCCGTCGAGGACGCTGCCGCGGCCCCGCTCGGCATCGACACGCCGGCGGCGTATCTCGGGGCGCCCGTGTTCGTCGGCGGCCGGTGCGTCGGGACCTTCAGCGTGGTCGGGCGGACGCCCCGGCCAAAGCCGTTCTCCGACGACGACCGCGCGCTCGTGGAGTCGCTGGCGCGGTGGGTCGGCTCGTCGCTCAACGGCGTCATGACCGCCCGCCGGCTCGCCGACCGCGAGGCCGACCTCGCCGCCTTCTTCGACGGCGCCCCGATGGGGATGGGCGTGACGCGCCTTCTCGACGGAGACCTCCTGTTCGTCCGCGTCAACGCCGTCGCGGCGGCGGCGCTGGGCTCGACGCCGGACGCCATCGCGGGCCGCCTCGCCTCCGAGCTCGGCCTCGGCGGTCGGCTCGGCCGCGACCTGGCCCGGCGCTGGCTCGACGCGTCGCGCGCCGCGCTCGCCGAGGGGACGCCCCAGGCCTTCGACGCCGAGGTCGAGACCGACCGCGGGCTCCGCACCCTCGCCGCGACCGTCTCGCCCATCGTCGACGTCGAGGGCGACGCCCGGTGCGCCTTCGTGGTGGAAGACGTGTCGCGCCGCCGCGCCGCCGAGCGGGCGCCCACGAGTGACAGCCCCGTCGAGGCGCTCCTCGCGCTGGCGCCCCTCGCCCTCTTCGCCACCGACTCCAAAGGCCGCCTCGTCCTGAGCCGCGGACGGGCGCTCGACCTCCTCGGGCTCGACGCCGAGACGTCGGCCGGCCGGCCGCTCGCCGACCTGTTCGCCGACGCCCCGGGCGCGGCCTCCGGAATCGCCGCCGCGCTCGCCGGCGGCGACGCGACGTGGACCGCCGACGTCGGCGACCGAACGTTCGAGGTCCGCATCTTGGCACGTTCGGGGCGCGGCGGTCGGCCTCAAGGCCTCGTCGGGGTCGCGCTCGACGTGACCAACCGCACCGGCGGCCCACCGGACTCCTCTGAGGCCCGCCGCGAGCTCCTCAAGCACCTCGACCGCGAAATCCGCTCCCCGCTCACCTCGATCCTCGGCTACGCCGACCTCATCGGCGCCGACGCCTCAGCGGAGGACCTCTGCGAAGTCCGCGGGGTGATCGAGCGGGCCGGCGACCGGCTCATGGCCGCGCTCGACGAACTGGCCCTTCTCGGCGGCGACGCCGTCGTGGCCCAGCCGACCCCCACCGACGTCTGCGCGGTCGTGACGCGCGTGGCGGAGGAGAGCCGCCCCGCTGCCGAGGCCCGGCGGATCGCGATGAACGTGTGGTGCACGCTGCCCGAGGCCCCGCTCCTCGTCGACGCCGCCCTGTTCGAGAAGCTCGTCCGGCACCTCGTGAGCGGCGCCGTCGCCGCCGCCGACGGGCCCCGCGTCGACGTCGAGGTGCGCGCCTTCGGCCCGGAGGCCTTCGAGTTTTCCGTCACCGGCGGCGTTCCGACCGACGCGCTCGGGCTCCGCGCGGGCTACGTCCCCCGGCTCGCCGAGGCGCTCGGTGGGACGGCCCACCGCATCGAGGGCGCGCGCCCCGGCTGGGCGCTCCACCTGCCCCGCCAGCCCGTCCCGTTCGTCGAGATCCCCGAGCCCTGGAGCGCCGACGGGACGCCCGGTGAAGCCCCGGCGATGGCCCTCGTCGATCCGGCGGCCTAGGTTGGTCGGGCACCGCCGCCGCGACCCGTGCCTGACCAGCCCTTCGTCCCCGAGTACGCCAAGCCGGACGCCCCGGGCGTCCACATGGGCTTCGACAACACCGTCGCGATCTACCACGTCGTGGCGCCGGAGGACACGTTCGAGCAGGCCGCGCAGGCCGTGTTCGGCCTCCTCCGCGACGCCGAGGCCCGCTTCCCCGGCTGGCCCCGCGCCTTCTACGTCGACGTGGCCGGCCACGAGGGCGACGCCGGTGGGTTCGACGCCGACTTCTACGAGTTCCAGCAGGACTTCTGGTTCGCGACCGTCGCCCCGTTCGTCCAGGTCTTCGAGCTCCCGCTCACGGGGCCCCTCGCCAACCCGGAGCCCCAACGGAACGACGTCCCCGACCGGCTGACCATCGGCGAGGACACGCGGCCGCACGCCGGGCAGGTCATCGGCGACCACTAGGCCGGCCTCGGCGCCGAGGCGGAGGGAGCAGGGGAGGCGCACTACGGCTGGCTCGATCGACCGGAGGCGTACTCCGGCGCGATGGAGGCGTTTCTGAGCGGACTGCCGTAGAGCGGGACCGGGCCGATATTGCGGAGTCGCTCACCGCTCGTCCATGCGCCCCGCCCTCGTCTTCGCCCTGCTGGCCCTCGCCGGCCCCGCGCTCGCGCAGCGCATGTCGCCGCTCACCATCGAGCAGATCACCCAGCGGCCCGAGGACTGGATCGGCGCGTGGCCGTCGGAGCCGTACTGGACCGAGGCCGGCGACGCGGTCTACTTCGAGTGGAACCCCGACGGGCGCTTTCCGGCCGACTCCCTCTTCCGCGTCGACCCGGCCGGCGGCGAACCCGAGGCGGTCCCGGCCGACGTCCGCCGGGGCCTCCCGCCGCGCTTCGAGGGCTGGGCCGCCGACGGCCGGTACTCGCCCGACGGCACGCGCCGGGCGTTCACGCGCGGCGGCGACGTCTACGTCTACGACCGCGCGACCGGCCGCACGGAGCGGATCACCCGGACGCCCGCCCGCGAGTCGTCCCCGCGCTACCTCGCCGACGGCGCGCTCGTCTTCCGCCGGGGGGACGCGCTCGTCGGACTGGTGGGCGGCGCGGTCGTCCAGCTCACCGACCTCCGGACGGGCACGGAGCCGGCTGACCCGTCGCCGTCCGACCGCGCGGCCTACCTCCGCGACCAGCAGCGGCGGCTGTTCGACGTGATCCGCCAGCGCGCGCTCCAGGACTCGCTCGCCGAGGCCGCCCGCGAGCGCGAGGCCCTCGACGCCGACGCCCCGCCCACGTTCTACCTCGGCGACCAGTCCGTCGGCCAGCTCGCCGCCGACGCGGGCGGGCGGTTCGTGGCCTTCACGCTCTCCGACCAGCCCGACCCCGAGCCGACGCTCCTCATCAACTACGTGACGGAGACCGGCGTGGCCGCCGAGATCGAGGCCCGGCCGAAGGTCGGCGCCCCGCGCGTCGGGGCCGACCTCTACGTCCAGGATCTCGCCCGCGACACGACGGTCCGGATCGACCTCACGACACTTCCCGGCGCCTTCGACCCGTCCGATTTCTCCGACGCCCCCGCCGACTCCGCCCGGATGTTCCAGCCGTGGCTCGCGTGGAGTCCCGAGCCCGGCGTCGCCGTCGTCGACGTCCGGACGATCGACAACAAGGACCGCTGGATCGCCCGCCTCGACGCCGCGACGGGCGTCCTCACGACGCTCGACCGCCAGCGCGACGAGGCGTGGGTCGGCGGGCCCGGCATCTCGTGGTGGGGCGGGTCGAGCGCAGGCGGCTTCCTCCCAGACGGCCGCTACTGGTTCCAATCGGAGCGGACCGGCTGGAGCCACCTCTACGCGGCCGACCTCGCCCGCGGGACGGTCGAGGCGCTGACGGAGGGGCCGTTCGAGGTCGAGGAGGCGATCCTGTCGGCCGACGGCGAAACGTGGATCCTCGAAACGTCGGAGGGGGACCTCGGCCAGCGGCAGGTCTGGACGATGCCGAACGCGCGCGGCGGCTTCGCGCGGCGGCGGCAGGTCACGGAGGCAGTCGGGAAGTGGGACGTGGCCGTCGCGCCCGACGGCGAGCGGCTCGCGTTCCTCCACTCGACCTCGACGCGGCCGCCGGAGGTCCACGTCGGCCGCCTCGGCGGCGAGATCGAGCGGGTCACAGACTCGGTGCGTGACGAGTGGGCGGCGTACCCGTGGCGCGAGGCCGAGATCGTCGAGATCCCGGCGTCCGACGACCTGGCGGTGCCCGCGCGGATCTACCGGCCCGACGACCCGAACGGCGCGGCCGTCCTGTTCGTCCACGGCGCCGGCTACCTCCAGAACGCGCACCGCTGGTGGAGCAGCTACTTCCGCGAGTACCAGTTCCACAACCTCCTGGCCGATCTCGGCTACGTCGTCCTCGACGTCGACTACCGGGCCTCGGCCGGCTACGGCCGCGACTGGCGGACGGCCGTCTACCGTCACATGGGCGGGCGCGACCTCCAGGACTACGTCGACGCCAGCGCGTGGCTCGGCGACGAGTTCGGGATCCCGCCAGAGCGCGTCGCGATCTACGGCGGCTCGTACGGCGGCTTCCTCACGTTGATGGCCCTGTTCACGGAGCCCGAGCACTTCGGCGGCGGCGCCGCGCTCCGCAGCGTGACCGACTGGGCCCACTACAACGACACGTACACGCGCAACATCCTCAACACGCCGCTCCAGGATCCCGAGGCCTATCGGCGGTCGTCGCCCATCGAGTTCGCCGCCGGCCTTGAGGACCCGCTCCTCATGACCCACGGCCTCGTCGACGACAACGTCCAGCCGCAGGACATCTTCCGGCTGACGCAGCGGCTCATCGAGCTCGGCAAGCGGGACTGGGAGCTGGCGATCGCGCCCGTCGAGCCCCACGGCTACGTCGAGCCGACGTCGTGGGCCGACAAGCTCCACCGGATCCTCGACCTGTTCGAGCACGCCGTCGGGCCGGAGCGCGGCGACGAGAGCGAGGGCTGACCCCGCCCGCCTCGGCGCCGAGGCGGGCGGGGCGGAGGCCCCTCCGTGACGGAGGCGGTAGGTTGGCGACGCCCCTCCCGATCCCGCCCCGAATGCGCCGCCGTCTCCCGCTCGTCCTGTCCGTCCTCCTCGTCGCGTCCGCGTGCCGCGCGCAGCGGTCGCCGACGGCGGACCCCGCGCGGGCCGAGCGCGGGATGGTCGTCTCGGCGGAGATCAACGCCTCCGAGGCCGGCGTGGAGGTCATGCGGGGGGGCGGCAACGCGGTTGACGCGGCGGTGGCGACTGGCTTCGCGCTCGCCGTCACGTTCCCCGTGGCCGGCAACATCGGCGGCGGCGGGTTCATGGTGATCCGGTTCCCCGACGGGACCGCCACGACCATCGACTACCGCGAGACGGCGCCCACCGGCGCCACGCGCGACATGTACGTCGACGACTCGACGGGCCAGATCCGGCCCGACCTCAGCCGTCGAGGGCACCTCGCGAGCGGCGTGCCGGGCGCCGTCGCCGGCCTCCTCAAAGCCCATGAGCAGTATGGTCAGGCGCCGCTCGCCGACGTGATGGCGCCCGCCATCCGGCTCGCGGAGGGCTACCCGCTCAGCCGCGCCGAGGCGGAGCTGATGAACGCCTACGCCGGCCGGTTCTCGGCGTACCCCGGGACGGTCCGCCACTTCACGCAGGAGGGGGGCTACGAGGCCGGCGAGACGTTCCGCCAGCCTGAGTTGGCCGCCGCGCTCCGCCGGATCCGCGACGAGGGCCGCGACGGGTTCTACCGCGGCGAGACGGCCGACCTCCTCGTCGCCGAGATGGAGCGGGGGGGAGGTCTCATCGACCACGCCGACCTCGAGGGCTACGAGGCCGTCGAGCGCGAGCCCGTGACGGGCGACTACCGCGGCCACCGCATCATCTCCATGCCGCCGCCGTCGTCGGGCGGCGTGGCGCTCATCCAGATGCTCGATTCGGTCGAGCCGTTCGACGTCGGCGCGCTCGGGTTCAACTCGTCGGCGACGGTCCACCTCCTGGGGGAGGCGATGCGCCGGGCCTTCGCCGATCGCGCCGAGTACCTCGGCGACCCCGACTTCTCGGACATCCCGACCGAGGAACTCATCGACGAGGACTACACGCGCGAGCGGATGGCGTCGTTCGACCCCGTCAAGGCCGACTCCAGCACGGGCGTCGGCGCCGGCCTCCACGAGTCGATGCAGACGACGCACTACTCGGTCGTCGACGCCGATGGGATGGCGGTCTCGGTCACCACGACGCTCAACGGCGGGTTCGGCTCGCTGGTCGTGGTCGAGGGCGCCGGGTTCTTCCTCAACAACGAGATGGACGACTTCACGTCGGCGCCCGGCGAGCCCAATATGTTCGGGCTCGTGCAGGGCGAGGCCAACGCGATCGCGCCGGGCAAGCGGATGCTCTCGTCCATGACGCCGACGATCGTGGAGGACCCCGAGGGCCGGCTGATGCTCGTCGTCGGGAGCCCCGGCGGCCCGCGCATCATCACGGCCGTGTACCAGACGATCCTCAACGTGATCGACCACGGGATGGACGTCCAGGAGGCCGTCGCCGCGCCGCGCGTCCACCACCAGTGGCTCCCCGACGAGTTGGACTACGAAAACCAGGGGCTCGCGCTCGACGTGGTCGTCGCGCTCCAGGAGCGCGGGTGGGCGCTCGACGAGTCGGGCGGCTACTGGGCCCGCGTCGATGCCATCGAGGTCGTCTACGACGAGGCCACGTCCACGACCGACCCCTCCGGCCTCGACGCCGTGACCGCCGAGGCGGCGGGGCGCGTCCTTTACGGCGGCGCCGATCCGCGCGGCGAGGACGCGGCGGCGGGCTACTGACCCGGCCCGCGACAGGCCCGAGGCGGAGGGGACGGCTCCGCGCGTGGGGCCGTGGGGCGCAAAAAAAGCCGGGGCGGCATCATCCTACCCGCGCTCCAACGAGTAGACTCGGTCCCGCGGCCTGGCCCTCCCGGCCTGGCTGCAAGTCCCATCCCGTCTTCACGCTGGGAGCGCCGGGGCGGCCTCCTCCCAGGGTGCCTCTCCAGCCATGCCCTTTCGGCTTCCAGCCGCGGCCCCCCGGGCCGCCGCCTGCGTCCTCCTCACCCTCTCGCTGGTCGGGGGCCCTGGCGCTCCTGTGGCCCTGGCGCAGTCGGGGGCGGGCAGCGCGCCCTGGACCCTCCTGGCCCCGGCCCTCGAGCCCCGCGTCGAGGCCCCCGGCGTGGTCGTCGAAGGCAAGCTCTACGTCTTCGCTGGGTTCACCGACGCCGACCTCCACGTCACGGGCAGTGTAGAGGTCTACGACCCCGTGCAGAACACCTGGACCCCACGGGCTCCCATGCCTCGGCCCGTGACCCACGTCGGTACGGCGGTCGTCGGCCGGGAGGTGTGGTTCGTCGGCGGCTTCGAGGGCGACAACCCCGGAAGCGCCGTCAAGGCCGTGCAGGTCTACGACACCGGCACAGACACCTGGCGGGTAGGGCCCCCTCTGCCGGCCCGCCGAGCGTCGGGGACGCTGGCGGCCGTCGGCCGGACCCTCCACCACATCGGGGGCCTCCTCCCCGACCGGCAGACCGACGTGGGCGACCACTACGTGCTGAACCTGGACCGGCCGCAGGACGGGTGGAGAACGGCGGCGCCGCTCCCGGTCCCACGCAACCACCTCAGCAGCGCGGTCTACGGCGGCCGGATCTACGCCATCGGTGGCCAGCAGGGCCACGACGAGGGCCGCCGGTTCCGGTCCGAGCTCCACGCCTACGACCCGGCGACCGACACGTGGGCGCGCCGGGCCGACCTCCCCATCCGGCGCTCGCATTTCGAGCCGGGCACGTTCGTCTGGGACGGTCGGATCGTCATCGTGGGTGGCGTGGGCCGGGGCGCGGACAACAACCGCGCGATGGACCAGATCACCGCCTACGACCCGCAGAGCGACACGTGGACGGAGCTCGACCCGCTCCCGGTTCGGCTCCTCGGACCCGTCGCCCAGGTGATCGATGGCCAACTCATCGTCACCCACGGGGGCCTCGACCTGACGGAGGACCCGCAGAACACGGCCCGGTCGCGGTCCCTGAACCAGCCGCCGGTGGCCTCGTTCGCGGCGGCTCCAGACGGGGCCTCGCCCCTGACGCTCCGCTTCGATGCGTCGGACTCGTCGGACCCGGACGGTTCGGTCGTCGGGTACACGTGGGCGTTCGGCGACGGGGCGACGGGGTCTGGGAAGACTGTGGCCCACACCTACGCCGCGGCGGGGACGTACACGGCCACTCTCACGGTGACCGACAACGGCGGCGCGGCCGGGACGGCCCAGCAGACGGTCACGGCGGGGGGGGCGGGGCCCGGCCCGTTCGTCGAGGCCGACGGGCTCGTCGTCGCCGAGGCCGAGCACACCCACGAGTCGGTCGCCCGCGGGGGCCAGTCGTGGACGGCCACCCCAGCCTCGGGCGCCGTCGGGACGGCCCTCGGCGTACTCCCGAACACGGGGGCCAACATCAACGCCGGGTTCGTCGACACGTCGCCCGAACTCCGGTTCCGGGTCCGCTTCTCGACGCCGGGGACGTACTACGTGTGGGGCCGCGTCCTCGCCGGCTCCGACGACGACGACTCGTTCCACGCTGGGATCGGCGGGGCGGGCCCGGCCTCGGCCGACCGGATCTTCACGACGGATCGGGCCCAGTTGGTCTGGGCGAACCGGACGATGGACCAGAATTCGAGAGCGACGATCACCGTCGCCTCAGCCGGCGAGCACGTCGTCAGCGTGTGGATGCGGGAGGACGGGCTCGTCCTCGACCGGCTCCTCCTCACGACGAGCGCGTCGTTC
This sequence is a window from Rubrivirga marina. Protein-coding genes within it:
- a CDS encoding Kelch repeat-containing protein; translation: MPFRLPAAAPRAAACVLLTLSLVGGPGAPVALAQSGAGSAPWTLLAPALEPRVEAPGVVVEGKLYVFAGFTDADLHVTGSVEVYDPVQNTWTPRAPMPRPVTHVGTAVVGREVWFVGGFEGDNPGSAVKAVQVYDTGTDTWRVGPPLPARRASGTLAAVGRTLHHIGGLLPDRQTDVGDHYVLNLDRPQDGWRTAAPLPVPRNHLSSAVYGGRIYAIGGQQGHDEGRRFRSELHAYDPATDTWARRADLPIRRSHFEPGTFVWDGRIVIVGGVGRGADNNRAMDQITAYDPQSDTWTELDPLPVRLLGPVAQVIDGQLIVTHGGLDLTEDPQNTARSRSLNQPPVASFAAAPDGASPLTLRFDASDSSDPDGSVVGYTWAFGDGATGSGKTVAHTYAAAGTYTATLTVTDNGGAAGTAQQTVTAGGAGPGPFVEADGLVVAEAEHTHESVARGGQSWTATPASGAVGTALGVLPNTGANINAGFVDTSPELRFRVRFSTPGTYYVWGRVLAGSDDDDSFHAGIGGAGPASADRIFTTDRAQLVWANRTMDQNSRATITVASAGEHVVSVWMREDGLVLDRLLLTTSASFTPSGAGPPESARGAGGAGPVAEAGTVTVSQPSGDAWHAVPFERPFTDPVVVAGPASSEGSDPVTVRVRNVTPTGFELQLDEWDYLDGRHVAETVSWLAVESGVHQLDGGGLIEAGLVGASETMKTYGLGAGFASAPVLVSQVVTAGGGAVVTRQRNVTAGSFQLRIQAQESADYPGAETVAYVAVEAGAVAGVLEAGRTPDAVGDLFHEVGLGTGFASAPALLASMQTFDGADPATLRYRALTGSRFEVRAEEEQSADEETDHTDEVVGYLAIAPGGLLGTPLAGALEASAPTGPAGAGALLESEPAGYALEPPFPNPFHSVTSLHYALPEAADVRLDVFDALGHRVALLVDGRVEAGRYVVRFDGAGFASGVYFFRFQAGPFSETRRMALLR